A genomic stretch from Algoriphagus halophilus includes:
- a CDS encoding serine hydrolase domain-containing protein, with amino-acid sequence MRKLLSIVVMVWLLLPIHFSIAQEESVLLCDHAVETTVQDNFGGLEEKMKQLVAAGVPGFVIGVESSKGSYYGAAGLAQIENRVPMGICHLQYLQSISKLYLAVSILQFHETGALDLDLPISNYLPSELAAWVEGSDRMTVRMLLNHTSGIPEYNYLANYVSLLLQSPEHEFIPEDYIELIKGKELDFEPGSKYSYRNSGYVLLALMMDFLTGDHAQYMQEHIFDQLGLENTFYRNDSNYLTYPNLVNGYWDRFSNGIIENSSRLQIANVSRLVGDDGIVTTPRDAIIFLQALMKGRLISEESLSEMKNWVSDSNGNPAYGLGLDYSEFAGEKAFGHSGGGLGAGSQLYYFPEKDLYFFMAINLATVTDSPIHQDAEPILNEIYKLLIKG; translated from the coding sequence ATGAGAAAATTGCTGTCAATAGTTGTTATGGTTTGGTTGCTGCTTCCCATTCATTTTTCCATTGCCCAGGAAGAATCAGTACTTCTATGTGATCATGCAGTAGAAACAACGGTTCAGGATAATTTTGGTGGGCTGGAAGAAAAAATGAAACAATTGGTAGCTGCAGGGGTGCCAGGATTTGTGATTGGTGTAGAATCTTCCAAAGGTTCTTATTACGGTGCGGCTGGGCTTGCCCAAATTGAAAATCGCGTTCCTATGGGAATTTGCCATTTACAGTACCTTCAAAGTATCTCAAAACTATACTTGGCTGTTTCAATTCTTCAATTCCATGAAACTGGAGCTTTGGATCTTGATCTGCCTATTTCCAATTATCTTCCTTCGGAATTGGCAGCTTGGGTGGAAGGTTCTGATCGCATGACCGTTAGAATGCTATTAAATCATACCTCTGGTATTCCTGAATACAATTACCTAGCCAATTATGTTTCGCTTTTATTGCAAAGTCCTGAGCATGAGTTTATTCCTGAAGACTATATTGAATTGATAAAGGGAAAAGAATTAGATTTTGAACCAGGGTCAAAGTATTCGTATCGTAATTCAGGCTATGTACTGTTGGCTTTGATGATGGATTTCTTAACAGGAGATCATGCTCAATATATGCAGGAGCATATTTTTGATCAGTTGGGATTGGAAAATACTTTTTATAGAAATGATTCTAACTATTTAACCTATCCCAATCTAGTGAATGGGTATTGGGATAGATTTAGCAATGGAATTATTGAGAATTCTAGCCGTCTACAAATCGCAAATGTTTCCAGACTAGTAGGAGATGATGGAATAGTCACCACCCCCAGAGATGCGATTATATTTCTCCAGGCATTGATGAAAGGGAGACTTATTTCTGAGGAAAGTCTTTCAGAAATGAAGAATTGGGTTTCGGATTCGAATGGAAACCCTGCTTATGGATTGGGATTGGATTATTCTGAATTTGCAGGAGAAAAAGCATTTGGGCACAGTGGAGGCGGTTTGGGTGCAGGAAGTCAACTCTATTATTTCCCAGAAAAGGACCTTTATTTTTTCATGGCCATCAATTTGGCAACAGTGACCGATAGTCCGATTCATCAGGATGCAGAACCCATATTAAATGAAATCTATAAACTATTAATAAAGGGTTGA
- a CDS encoding cupin domain-containing protein, which translates to MNILKNIKLSEERPGVLQVYKTDQLNLFAIALCKGQMLKKHHTNVPTLLTMLKGRIEFEIEGKTFEFREFDIYEIPVTVEHEVRGVEDENIFTLTQER; encoded by the coding sequence ATGAATATCCTTAAAAACATTAAGCTATCTGAAGAAAGGCCGGGAGTATTGCAGGTTTATAAAACTGATCAACTCAATTTATTTGCAATAGCACTCTGTAAAGGGCAAATGCTCAAAAAACATCATACCAATGTTCCTACTCTGCTTACCATGCTCAAAGGTAGGATTGAATTCGAGATCGAGGGGAAAACCTTTGAATTTAGAGAATTTGATATTTATGAAATCCCTGTGACAGTGGAACATGAAGTAAGAGGGGTGGAGGATGAAAATATATTTACCTTAACTCAGGAACGATAA
- a CDS encoding amidohydrolase family protein: protein MAMRFSDLHCHNHMRAHFWMQEQRKRFERKGQFSPWTVISSNRKGYLKGKMGASYSQTDLVKAWNGNLRLTFNSLYPLEKPFVKGFKPKLGEDKWTRFLIAFATSHKLPLRDFIQTAYMRIPDDAVDYFQSTAYDYWESLNREMEFVTMDSGKRIKRNEVFTPGLARRIFESEKNRRNNFPREMLAKDACYHIPKTREDLKASVDDDSEITMVLTIEGAHALGTDRASIAEVSRRVNYIKTQWPTPVFFITFAHHFDNKLCGHAHSIPDQGKALLDQSVNLNAGFNDNGRRILREFLGLNRKLEKDPKLGYRILIDVKHMSARARKEYYEEIVKPCLAKDDIIPIIGSHCGYSGISSLEKHIERMPKEVDDYCDESGLFNSWNINLCDEDIEMIVKTKGLFGLSFDQRILGITAEDKESKRNGIQLLWENIEGIVKSAYANENLGDEEKPHIWKCITIGTDLEGLIDPVSPYPTVLEFEVFAGNLIFEIEQARKKGNPKHLSHFKDLNEVRTAVEDFCFHNAANFVKKHYPIKTFEEDF from the coding sequence ATGGCCATGAGATTTTCAGATTTACATTGCCATAATCATATGCGTGCGCATTTTTGGATGCAAGAACAGCGAAAAAGATTTGAGCGAAAAGGTCAATTTAGTCCTTGGACCGTGATCTCATCCAATCGAAAAGGATATCTCAAGGGAAAAATGGGGGCTTCCTACAGCCAAACAGACCTGGTTAAAGCTTGGAATGGAAACCTTCGACTTACGTTCAATTCCTTATACCCACTCGAAAAACCATTTGTCAAAGGCTTCAAACCGAAACTAGGAGAAGACAAGTGGACCCGATTTTTAATCGCCTTTGCAACTTCGCATAAACTTCCTTTAAGAGACTTTATCCAAACTGCCTACATGAGAATCCCTGATGATGCCGTGGATTATTTCCAATCTACAGCCTATGATTATTGGGAGTCTTTAAACAGGGAAATGGAATTTGTCACCATGGATTCGGGAAAACGGATCAAAAGAAATGAGGTATTTACTCCTGGCCTGGCAAGAAGAATATTTGAATCAGAGAAAAACAGAAGGAATAATTTCCCAAGGGAAATGCTTGCAAAGGATGCCTGCTACCATATCCCTAAAACCCGGGAAGATTTGAAGGCTTCCGTGGATGATGACTCCGAAATCACCATGGTCCTGACGATTGAAGGAGCTCATGCATTGGGAACCGATCGAGCCAGTATCGCTGAAGTTTCCAGGAGGGTTAATTACATCAAAACCCAATGGCCCACCCCTGTTTTCTTCATCACGTTTGCGCATCATTTTGACAATAAACTTTGTGGGCATGCCCATTCAATACCTGATCAGGGAAAGGCTCTTTTGGATCAGTCAGTCAATCTAAATGCAGGATTTAACGACAATGGAAGAAGGATTCTAAGGGAGTTTTTGGGTTTAAATAGAAAGTTGGAAAAAGACCCAAAATTAGGATATAGAATTCTAATCGATGTGAAGCATATGAGTGCCAGGGCCAGGAAGGAATATTATGAGGAAATAGTTAAGCCTTGCTTAGCAAAAGACGATATTATACCAATAATAGGGTCTCATTGCGGATATTCTGGGATTTCTTCCTTAGAAAAACATATTGAACGAATGCCCAAGGAGGTAGATGATTACTGTGATGAATCAGGACTCTTTAATTCCTGGAATATTAATCTTTGTGATGAAGACATTGAAATGATCGTAAAAACCAAGGGTCTTTTTGGACTATCCTTTGATCAGCGAATACTCGGCATTACTGCCGAGGACAAGGAGAGCAAAAGAAATGGTATTCAGCTTCTTTGGGAAAATATTGAAGGAATCGTCAAAAGTGCCTATGCGAATGAAAACCTTGGTGATGAAGAAAAGCCCCACATCTGGAAGTGCATTACCATAGGTACAGATTTGGAAGGCTTAATTGACCCTGTAAGCCCGTACCCAACCGTATTGGAATTTGAGGTATTTGCAGGGAATCTAATTTTTGAAATCGAGCAGGCTAGAAAGAAGGGCAACCCAAAACACCTTTCCCATTTTAAGGATTTAAATGAGGTCAGGACCGCAGTGGAAGATTTCTGCTTTCATAACGCCGCCAATTTTGTAAAGAAACATTATCCAATCAAGACGTTTGAAGAGGACTTTTGA
- a CDS encoding alpha/beta hydrolase, with protein MVTHYIITNREVTSRKSKSYISVNEKEFMRMDGDEEARHNLRYGTVSFDPKKAKKLKDFKIQIIPEVAEATLKEYTEGSPVSKAKFPSGKIFDELYEAGSKAKSREDILVFVHGFKSDLETAMQTLCELHQKYVEPKDSPICHIVLFTWPAKKHLLKYRSDAYDASQSGFALARSMASLREYFKEKLVKEKKPQCEQKIHLLCHSMGNRVLESMIAGLADIGLELNTLFGEIILVGSDIDYDALERPKPMYRLIDLGERIHVYFHNKDQALGVSEITKNAFNRLGRWGAKNTMNLPDDIYQCDVSDIEDDNGLLHEVVHHWYYTNSESVIQDITAVFWGRNSIFNF; from the coding sequence ATGGTAACCCATTACATCATTACAAATCGTGAAGTAACCTCCCGAAAAAGCAAAAGCTATATTTCTGTCAATGAAAAAGAGTTCATGAGAATGGACGGAGACGAAGAGGCCCGACACAATTTACGATATGGAACCGTCAGCTTTGACCCTAAGAAAGCCAAGAAGCTGAAGGATTTCAAAATTCAAATCATTCCCGAAGTGGCTGAAGCTACCTTGAAGGAATACACCGAAGGAAGCCCGGTCAGTAAAGCAAAATTTCCTTCGGGAAAAATTTTTGATGAGCTCTACGAGGCAGGTTCCAAGGCGAAGTCAAGAGAAGATATATTAGTTTTTGTCCATGGGTTCAAGTCAGATTTAGAAACTGCCATGCAAACCTTATGTGAGCTTCATCAGAAATATGTAGAACCTAAAGACTCCCCTATTTGTCATATAGTCCTATTTACCTGGCCTGCAAAGAAACATTTGCTGAAATACAGGTCAGATGCATATGATGCCTCACAATCGGGTTTTGCCCTAGCCAGGTCTATGGCCAGTTTAAGAGAGTACTTCAAGGAGAAACTCGTAAAAGAAAAAAAGCCTCAATGTGAACAAAAGATCCATCTTCTTTGCCACAGCATGGGTAATCGTGTCTTGGAAAGCATGATCGCTGGATTGGCTGATATTGGACTTGAGTTGAATACACTTTTTGGAGAAATTATTTTAGTGGGTTCAGACATTGATTACGATGCCTTGGAGCGTCCAAAACCCATGTACCGGTTGATTGATTTAGGAGAACGCATTCATGTATATTTCCACAATAAAGATCAGGCATTAGGCGTATCCGAAATCACTAAAAATGCATTTAACCGCCTAGGTAGATGGGGAGCAAAAAACACCATGAATTTGCCCGATGACATTTACCAATGTGATGTATCGGATATTGAAGACGATAATGGTTTACTCCATGAAGTGGTTCACCACTGGTATTACACCAATTCAGAATCCGTCATCCAAGATATCACCGCTGTATTCTGGGGAAGAAATTCAATTTTTAACTTCTAA
- a CDS encoding 6-phosphogluconolactonase, with protein MNIHYCPDFDQMSQKGADLVHLAIAKKPNLLFCAASGGSPTGLYKLMVKKHHSNSEFFNRIHVVKLDEWVGLPENSEFTSEFDIQQKLLQQIEIPSERYLSFNAQTKNPKAECERVQESLGKIGPIDICILGIGQNGHIALNEPAKSLSVDCHVAKLSEITLSSGMIQNVGVLLEEGMTLGIGNILRSKMVILLIAGKGKEKALKALLKKEITPQLPASMLWLHPNVHVIIDESSIAS; from the coding sequence ATGAACATTCATTATTGTCCTGATTTTGACCAGATGAGTCAAAAAGGTGCGGACCTTGTACATCTTGCGATTGCAAAAAAGCCAAATTTATTATTCTGTGCGGCCAGTGGTGGTTCACCCACCGGACTGTATAAGTTGATGGTGAAAAAGCATCATAGCAATTCAGAATTTTTTAATCGGATTCATGTGGTGAAGCTCGATGAGTGGGTAGGTTTACCTGAAAATTCTGAGTTTACCTCTGAATTTGACATTCAACAGAAACTACTTCAACAGATTGAAATTCCATCTGAACGGTACCTTTCTTTTAATGCCCAAACAAAAAATCCAAAAGCAGAGTGTGAACGTGTACAAGAATCATTGGGGAAAATTGGCCCTATTGATATTTGCATCTTGGGCATAGGACAAAATGGTCATATCGCCTTAAATGAACCCGCTAAGTCCTTGAGTGTGGATTGCCATGTGGCAAAGCTTTCAGAAATCACCTTATCCAGTGGAATGATTCAAAATGTGGGTGTGCTACTTGAAGAGGGGATGACACTTGGGATCGGGAATATTTTAAGATCCAAAATGGTTATTTTATTGATCGCAGGAAAGGGAAAAGAGAAAGCCCTCAAAGCCTTGCTCAAAAAAGAGATTACTCCACAATTACCAGCCTCCATGTTATGGTTGCATCCGAATGTGCATGTAATTATTGACGAATCTTCTATAGCATCATAA
- a CDS encoding NAD(P)H-dependent oxidoreductase, with protein MALLNDLEWRYATKKYDPTKKVSQEHVDKIVEAARLAPTSSGMQQFRVFVISKQEIKDQLVPIANGQQIVADASHVLVFAAWDQYTEERIDSIFKLTTKERGLPSDKFVDYTNRLKAVYLKQSPEENFVHTAKQAYIGFGLSIAQAAELKVDATPMEGFNTEQLDELLQLKAKGLKSVLMLPLGYRDEEGDWLLPMKKVRNPKEEFVQEV; from the coding sequence ATGGCTTTATTAAACGACCTAGAGTGGAGATATGCCACCAAAAAGTATGACCCAACCAAAAAGGTAAGTCAAGAACATGTAGACAAGATTGTAGAAGCAGCAAGACTTGCCCCTACCTCCTCAGGGATGCAGCAATTCAGGGTATTTGTTATTTCCAAACAAGAGATCAAAGATCAGTTGGTGCCTATCGCTAATGGACAACAAATAGTTGCTGATGCTTCCCATGTATTGGTCTTTGCTGCTTGGGATCAATATACTGAGGAGAGAATTGATTCTATTTTCAAATTGACCACCAAAGAACGAGGATTGCCATCGGATAAATTTGTGGACTATACCAATCGATTAAAGGCAGTGTATTTAAAACAAAGTCCTGAAGAAAATTTCGTCCATACAGCAAAGCAGGCTTATATAGGATTTGGACTATCTATTGCCCAAGCTGCCGAACTGAAAGTGGATGCAACTCCTATGGAGGGATTCAACACGGAGCAACTAGACGAACTTCTACAACTCAAAGCCAAAGGTTTAAAATCTGTGTTAATGTTGCCTTTGGGATACAGAGATGAAGAGGGAGACTGGCTTTTACCTATGAAGAAGGTCAGAAATCCAAAAGAGGAATTTGTTCAGGAGGTTTAA
- a CDS encoding SusC/RagA family TonB-linked outer membrane protein, with protein MHSTLQVSKIICASACMIVWTGLVSPTHLSAKGLENKGWLRTDAAVTSNLEIKQAISGVISDETGTPMPGATVRIKGTNNGTITDLDGKFSIEAEEGAILQISYVGYLLQEITVGNQSSLTIQLEPDAQQLDELVVVGYGTQKRSDVTGAIGSVKSEDFNKGVITNPVDLLQGKMAGVNITSTSGEPGATQNVIIRGIGSLRSGTQPLYVIDGFLLDNSSTGIAANPLSFLNPGDIASIEVLKDASATALYGSRASNGVVVITTKKGKAGTSQINLSASTAWSSMAKKIDVFSADEFRRQVVGAGGNLEDFGGNTDWQDELTQVGFSKDINFSMSGANTENFSYFTSVGYQNQEGILKNSNLERFSGKLNMNQKAFNGRLIVDYNLTASHTENLRPSITSTISDMLSLNPTIPTYTDGEPTLLNTNALNPLKRYELYSDMAANNRILGTISPSFEILDGLTYKLNLGVDYSSTNRYQQYKPYTAVINESNISDGTLDESISNNVNQLVENTLTYNWNNYLHNLTVLAGHSYQTFLDQYRATSYRGFADNNIEPRFQDHNSTSEYPTTVSSAAIKNELQSFFGRLNYVYADKYLFTATFRADGSSKFGENNKYGYFPSFALGWNVSKEDFMANSAFNNLKVRASWGQTGNQEIPSKITKASYSEDRLSTGSGSLNTYPIDTDGNSLDNYPYGIVFTRLANPDLQWEVSTQIDLGIDFALFDSRITGTVDYFNKVSSNILLEVVPADPVQPTSTYWDNIKDMKIHNSGVELALDYNSDIQRDFSYTIGGNVTFINNVVKDSPYSVLTTGAAQGAGQTGATINGYINNEPIGAFYMLQFDGIGEDGLNRFKDINGDGQVLDDDRTVVGSAIPKVIYGIHTNFQYKAFDLSLNFNGTSGNKIYNHTTMSLFTKAQLSRSNNTTDFAVEYPEESFNNSNTVSTRFLEDGSFFRLNNATLGYNLNTQQVGLQNAFQNIRLSVTGQNLFVITNYSGFDPEVNTGSTSGGIQTFGVDRFTYPRARTFSINLNLTF; from the coding sequence ATGCATTCAACTTTACAAGTTTCTAAAATCATTTGTGCTTCGGCATGTATGATTGTTTGGACTGGATTAGTAAGTCCAACACACCTCAGCGCCAAGGGATTGGAAAATAAGGGGTGGCTAAGAACTGACGCAGCAGTTACCAGTAATCTGGAAATTAAACAAGCAATTTCAGGGGTCATTTCAGATGAGACAGGTACACCTATGCCTGGGGCGACCGTCCGGATCAAAGGAACCAATAATGGTACCATTACCGATTTGGACGGGAAATTTTCAATAGAGGCTGAAGAAGGTGCCATTCTTCAAATTTCCTATGTAGGCTATCTTTTACAAGAGATTACAGTAGGTAATCAATCTTCTTTAACTATTCAATTGGAGCCGGATGCTCAGCAATTGGATGAATTGGTCGTAGTAGGATATGGAACCCAAAAGCGATCCGATGTCACTGGAGCGATTGGGTCAGTGAAAAGCGAAGATTTTAACAAAGGTGTCATTACTAACCCGGTTGATTTATTGCAAGGCAAAATGGCAGGGGTAAATATTACTTCCACTAGTGGTGAACCGGGAGCTACACAGAATGTAATCATTAGAGGTATCGGTAGTTTACGTTCAGGAACGCAACCACTTTATGTGATTGATGGCTTTTTATTGGATAATTCCTCTACTGGGATAGCTGCCAACCCACTAAGCTTTTTGAATCCTGGTGATATTGCAAGTATCGAGGTTTTGAAAGATGCCAGTGCCACTGCACTTTATGGTTCTAGAGCCTCTAATGGGGTAGTGGTAATTACTACCAAAAAAGGGAAAGCAGGAACATCTCAGATCAATTTATCTGCATCTACAGCTTGGTCTTCCATGGCGAAAAAGATCGATGTATTCAGTGCCGACGAGTTTCGTCGACAAGTAGTAGGAGCAGGGGGGAATTTAGAAGATTTTGGAGGCAATACCGATTGGCAAGATGAATTGACGCAGGTAGGCTTTTCAAAAGATATTAATTTCTCCATGAGTGGGGCCAATACGGAGAATTTTTCCTACTTCACTTCCGTAGGCTACCAGAATCAGGAAGGGATTTTGAAGAACTCAAATCTCGAGCGTTTCTCCGGTAAATTAAATATGAACCAAAAAGCGTTCAACGGCAGATTAATCGTAGACTACAACCTCACAGCCTCTCATACTGAAAACTTAAGGCCAAGCATCACTTCTACCATCAGTGATATGTTGAGTTTGAACCCTACCATCCCTACCTATACAGATGGTGAACCTACCTTATTGAATACCAATGCCCTCAATCCTCTAAAGAGATATGAGTTGTATAGTGATATGGCAGCAAATAACCGGATTTTGGGAACCATTTCCCCTTCTTTTGAAATCCTAGATGGGCTGACTTATAAACTCAATCTTGGCGTGGATTATTCTTCCACCAATCGTTACCAGCAATACAAACCTTATACCGCTGTCATCAATGAATCCAATATTTCAGATGGAACCCTGGATGAATCGATCAGTAATAATGTGAATCAATTGGTAGAGAATACCTTGACCTATAACTGGAATAATTACCTGCATAATTTGACTGTATTGGCGGGTCATTCATACCAGACATTTTTAGATCAATATAGAGCAACTTCTTACAGAGGTTTTGCAGATAACAACATCGAACCTAGGTTTCAAGATCATAATAGTACTAGCGAATATCCTACTACGGTTAGCTCTGCTGCTATTAAAAATGAATTGCAGTCTTTCTTTGGCCGGTTGAATTACGTGTATGCAGATAAGTATTTGTTTACAGCAACCTTCCGAGCGGATGGGTCCTCCAAATTCGGTGAAAATAATAAATACGGGTACTTCCCTTCTTTTGCCTTGGGATGGAATGTGAGTAAAGAAGATTTCATGGCCAATTCTGCTTTCAACAACTTGAAAGTTCGTGCGAGTTGGGGACAAACAGGAAATCAGGAAATTCCTTCCAAAATCACAAAAGCGAGTTATTCTGAAGATAGGTTGTCTACTGGCTCAGGAAGTTTAAATACCTATCCAATTGATACAGATGGTAACTCCTTGGATAATTATCCATATGGAATCGTGTTCACCCGATTGGCAAATCCTGATTTGCAATGGGAAGTTTCCACTCAAATAGATTTGGGGATAGACTTCGCGTTGTTTGATTCTAGAATCACAGGTACAGTGGATTATTTCAACAAAGTATCTTCCAATATTTTATTGGAGGTGGTTCCGGCCGATCCTGTGCAGCCAACATCGACTTATTGGGACAATATTAAAGACATGAAGATCCATAATAGCGGGGTGGAATTGGCTTTAGATTACAACAGTGATATCCAGCGGGACTTCTCATATACCATTGGAGGTAATGTCACTTTTATCAATAATGTGGTAAAAGATTCTCCTTATTCTGTATTGACTACGGGAGCAGCTCAAGGAGCGGGTCAGACAGGGGCTACCATTAATGGATATATCAATAATGAGCCAATTGGTGCTTTCTATATGCTGCAATTTGACGGAATCGGAGAGGATGGATTGAATAGATTTAAAGATATCAATGGAGATGGTCAAGTATTGGATGATGATCGAACTGTGGTAGGAAGTGCGATTCCAAAAGTCATCTACGGCATTCATACCAACTTCCAATACAAGGCATTTGACTTAAGCCTGAATTTCAATGGTACTTCTGGAAATAAAATCTACAATCATACCACTATGTCCTTATTTACCAAGGCACAACTTTCCAGATCCAATAACACTACTGATTTCGCAGTAGAATATCCTGAAGAGTCTTTCAACAATTCAAATACCGTTTCTACCAGATTCTTGGAAGATGGTTCCTTCTTCAGGTTGAACAATGCAACCCTAGGCTATAACCTAAATACCCAGCAGGTTGGATTACAAAATGCATTTCAGAATATACGACTATCAGTAACTGGCCAAAACCTGTTTGTGATCACCAATTATTCCGGGTTTGATCCTGAGGTCAATACAGGATCTACTTCTGGTGGAATCCAAACCTTTGGCGTGGATCGCTTTACCTACCCTAGAGCCAGAACCTTTTCAATTAACCTGAATTTAACCTTCTAA
- a CDS encoding RagB/SusD family nutrient uptake outer membrane protein: MKKNRFYKLLPIAAFLCGFLSCTNLDEEILDESLTGTGEAEIVSGSIAPVYGLLRQVWMHTVNFGLQEVASDEGILPYRGGTDWFDGGKFIAVHQHLMTPGNGLVGDAWTYITLTLSRAVLAEERLKLEVENGNSSAQGPLYEMIAMKAYLNMLALDNWGLVFKKDNSDDLSEILRGEDAVQYLETELLSVVDVLGSDKGHGRMNKYAVKALLARLYLNAAVYRDPYGTPEFKTSDMDKVIQYTGEIINGPYSLSPEYFELFNDDNDTNPEIIFALDQRGVLQTEHSRWAYWSISGDQVPRPEFPSTRGTDAVAATPDFFQTWVDAYGEVDPAEADARFFQENTVIPDELRDLTGVNPTNDADHYYGVEASDFEIDRGILRNVIWGPRKDESGNIMTTDDGKVRIYPIINRRSSGANIRYVDHTLQVDFSNEGSLHNTGYRFSKYQFSRTAPNCCSNSSVDIVLIRLGEVYLMSAEAKLRKGDVAGALADVNTLRTSRNARPAQTPAPLSSIDLDVLFRESGFELYWEGHRRVYQIRFGKYEDSWTEKTNADVYKRLFPLPQKAMDGASSESGFLVQNPGY, from the coding sequence ATGAAAAAGAATAGATTTTATAAATTGTTACCCATTGCCGCATTTCTTTGCGGATTCCTTAGCTGTACTAATTTGGACGAGGAGATTCTTGATGAGTCTTTGACAGGAACCGGAGAGGCTGAAATTGTCAGTGGTTCTATTGCTCCAGTTTACGGGCTTCTTCGCCAAGTATGGATGCATACCGTAAATTTTGGACTTCAGGAAGTGGCTTCAGATGAAGGAATCCTACCTTATAGAGGTGGAACAGACTGGTTTGACGGCGGTAAATTTATTGCGGTTCACCAACACTTGATGACTCCCGGTAATGGCTTGGTTGGGGATGCCTGGACTTACATCACGCTGACCTTGTCAAGAGCAGTATTGGCAGAAGAACGATTGAAATTGGAAGTGGAAAATGGGAATTCTTCTGCACAAGGTCCTTTGTATGAAATGATTGCCATGAAAGCCTATTTAAACATGTTGGCGTTGGATAACTGGGGATTGGTTTTCAAAAAGGACAACTCTGATGATCTTTCAGAAATTTTAAGAGGGGAGGATGCCGTTCAATACCTAGAGACAGAACTTCTTTCCGTAGTGGATGTCTTAGGTAGCGATAAAGGTCATGGAAGAATGAACAAATATGCGGTGAAGGCTTTATTGGCTAGACTCTATTTGAATGCTGCTGTTTACCGAGATCCATATGGTACACCTGAATTTAAAACTTCCGATATGGATAAAGTGATTCAGTATACCGGGGAGATCATCAATGGTCCCTATTCCTTGTCTCCTGAGTATTTTGAATTGTTTAATGACGACAATGATACCAATCCAGAAATCATCTTTGCCTTGGATCAAAGAGGGGTGCTTCAGACAGAGCATAGCAGATGGGCTTATTGGTCCATTTCTGGAGATCAGGTTCCCAGACCGGAATTCCCAAGTACCAGAGGAACTGATGCGGTGGCAGCTACACCTGATTTCTTCCAGACTTGGGTAGATGCTTATGGAGAGGTAGATCCAGCAGAAGCAGATGCCCGTTTCTTCCAAGAAAATACGGTTATCCCTGATGAATTAAGGGATTTAACAGGTGTCAATCCCACCAATGATGCAGACCATTATTATGGGGTGGAAGCAAGTGATTTTGAAATAGATAGGGGGATTTTGAGAAATGTCATTTGGGGCCCAAGAAAGGATGAGAGTGGGAATATTATGACCACAGATGATGGAAAAGTAAGGATTTACCCCATTATCAACAGAAGAAGCAGCGGTGCAAATATCCGATATGTGGACCATACACTTCAAGTAGACTTTAGCAATGAAGGAAGTTTACACAACACGGGATACAGATTTTCAAAATATCAGTTTAGTCGTACTGCCCCAAACTGTTGTAGTAATAGCAGCGTGGATATTGTTTTGATTCGTTTGGGAGAAGTATACTTAATGAGTGCTGAAGCCAAATTAAGAAAAGGTGATGTAGCTGGAGCCTTGGCAGATGTCAATACCCTGAGAACTTCTAGAAATGCTCGTCCTGCTCAGACTCCTGCTCCTTTGAGTTCCATTGATTTGGATGTGCTGTTCAGAGAAAGTGGATTTGAACTATACTGGGAAGGACATCGAAGAGTTTATCAAATACGATTTGGTAAATATGAGGATAGCTGGACTGAAAAGACCAATGCTGATGTATATAAAAGACTGTTTCCACTTCCACAAAAAGCCATGGATGGAGCTTCCAGTGAATCCGGATTCTTGGTTCAAAATCCAGGTTATTAA